A genomic segment from Nocardiopsis sp. Huas11 encodes:
- a CDS encoding ABC transporter permease: MEVAVASRTLAVWEHRKVVGLLVRRDLKVKYQQSVLGYAWTMLEPLALTMVYFFVFGVILQADRGMPEETIEYGGFLLFLVAGILPWTTFGQILGEAPRAMITHSKLITTMKVPREIFPTATVGTKLVEYLLTWPILLVFVLVLGGRPSVMGVFVWLPLAIVLTFVFGLGLTLFLSSVNVLLRDVERLTRIITRLLFYGSAILFPASMVLSSDKVPGWAMTLYQLNPLLGIFQMHRAVWFAGFEELTPTTLALSSAVVGSVLMLIIGYWTFRRLEMSVLKEL, encoded by the coding sequence TTGGAGGTGGCGGTGGCGTCAAGGACGCTGGCCGTCTGGGAGCACCGGAAGGTCGTCGGCCTCCTGGTCCGGCGCGACCTGAAGGTCAAGTACCAGCAGTCCGTACTCGGGTACGCCTGGACCATGTTGGAGCCACTGGCCCTGACGATGGTCTACTTCTTCGTCTTCGGAGTGATCCTCCAGGCGGACCGGGGCATGCCGGAGGAAACCATCGAGTACGGGGGCTTCCTGCTGTTCCTGGTGGCGGGCATCCTCCCGTGGACGACCTTCGGGCAGATCCTCGGCGAGGCTCCCCGGGCGATGATCACGCATTCCAAGCTGATCACCACGATGAAGGTGCCCCGGGAGATCTTCCCGACGGCGACCGTGGGGACCAAGCTCGTCGAGTACCTGCTGACCTGGCCGATCCTGCTGGTGTTCGTCCTCGTGCTGGGCGGTCGGCCCTCGGTCATGGGGGTGTTCGTCTGGCTGCCCCTGGCGATCGTGCTCACGTTCGTGTTCGGTCTGGGCCTGACCCTGTTCCTGTCCTCGGTCAACGTGCTGCTGCGCGACGTGGAACGCCTCACACGGATCATCACCCGCCTGCTGTTCTACGGGTCGGCGATCCTGTTCCCGGCGTCCATGGTGCTGTCCTCGGACAAGGTGCCGGGCTGGGCGATGACCCTGTACCAGCTCAACCCGTTGCTCGGCATCTTCCAGATGCACCGCGCGGTGTGGTTCGCTGGGTTCGAGGAACTAACTCCGACCACGCTCGCGTTGAGCAGTGCGGTGGTCGGTTCGGTTCTGATGCTCATCATCGGATACTGGACGTTCCGTCGCCTGGAGATGTCCGTTCTGAAGGAGTTGTGA
- a CDS encoding ABC transporter ATP-binding protein — protein sequence MAQTTYGAEGTTGPVIEAKGLGVRFAVNRRRKRSLREMFIHGTKRDPNAEGDEFWPLRDVSFEIGRGDCVGIVGKNGTGKSTLLKLIAGVLMPDEGDVQVHGKVAPLLELRAGFNDNLTGRENVYLVGSLHGMSEELIDERFDEIIDFAEIKPKFVDTPVRHYSSGMKVRLGFALISQLEHPIMLVDEVLAVGDKAFKRKCYEAIDRMLANHRTMVLVSHNEKDLRRFCNRGLYVKGGGLALDTDIASALAAYDEDTKAEIAERKKRDDAKKKRAEDAARENDEGDGDGGQAA from the coding sequence ATGGCGCAGACGACCTACGGCGCCGAGGGCACGACCGGACCGGTCATCGAAGCCAAGGGACTCGGTGTCAGGTTCGCGGTCAACCGCCGCCGCAAGCGCAGCCTGCGTGAGATGTTCATCCACGGCACCAAGCGCGATCCCAACGCCGAGGGCGACGAGTTCTGGCCCCTGCGCGACGTCTCGTTCGAGATCGGTCGCGGCGACTGCGTCGGCATCGTCGGCAAGAACGGCACCGGCAAGTCGACCCTGCTCAAGCTGATCGCGGGCGTGCTCATGCCCGACGAGGGCGACGTGCAGGTGCACGGCAAGGTGGCGCCGCTGCTGGAGCTGCGGGCGGGGTTCAACGACAACCTGACCGGGCGCGAGAACGTGTACCTGGTCGGCTCCCTGCACGGCATGTCCGAGGAGCTGATCGACGAGCGCTTCGACGAGATCATCGACTTCGCCGAGATCAAGCCGAAGTTCGTCGACACACCGGTGCGCCACTACTCCAGCGGGATGAAGGTGCGCCTGGGTTTCGCGCTCATCTCCCAGCTGGAGCACCCGATCATGCTGGTCGACGAGGTGCTCGCGGTCGGCGACAAGGCCTTCAAGCGCAAGTGCTACGAGGCCATCGACCGGATGCTGGCCAACCACCGCACCATGGTCCTGGTCTCCCACAACGAGAAGGACCTGCGCCGGTTCTGCAACCGCGGCCTGTACGTCAAGGGCGGCGGGCTCGCGCTGGACACCGACATCGCGAGCGCCCTGGCGGCCTACGACGAGGACACCAAGGCCGAGATCGCCGAGCGCAAGAAGCGCGACGACGCGAAGAAGAAGCGCGCCGAGGACGCCGCCCGGGAGAACGACGAGGGCGACGGGGACGGCGGCCAGGCCGCCTGA